In the Pseudomonas sp. DTU_2021_1001937_2_SI_NGA_ILE_001 genome, one interval contains:
- a CDS encoding alpha/beta family hydrolase encodes MVNGLNACIDRDQWAGHAREQGWLWTPGQLDAPGEAPTLLLAHGAGAPMESDFMNEMAAFLGQQGVNVLRFEFPYMAQRRTGGGKRPPDPQGQLLDHWRDLFAQVRPHVAGRLAVGGKSMGGRMASLLVDELKADALVCLGYPFYAAGKPDKPRVAHLADLRTPTLIVQGERDALGNRETVQDYALSSAIELQWLAAADHDLKPLKASGHTHEGHLRAAAQRVAAFLHG; translated from the coding sequence ATGGTTAATGGGCTAAATGCCTGTATTGACAGGGATCAATGGGCCGGGCACGCCCGTGAGCAGGGCTGGCTGTGGACGCCGGGCCAGCTCGACGCGCCGGGCGAGGCACCGACCCTGCTCCTTGCGCATGGTGCAGGGGCACCGATGGAGAGCGATTTCATGAACGAAATGGCGGCGTTCCTGGGCCAACAAGGGGTGAACGTGCTGCGATTCGAGTTCCCCTACATGGCTCAGCGGCGCACCGGCGGCGGCAAGCGACCGCCCGATCCGCAAGGGCAGTTGCTCGACCATTGGCGCGACCTGTTCGCCCAGGTGCGACCTCATGTCGCTGGGCGCCTGGCGGTCGGCGGCAAGTCCATGGGCGGGCGTATGGCCAGCCTGCTGGTCGACGAGCTAAAGGCCGATGCCCTGGTGTGCCTGGGCTATCCCTTCTATGCGGCGGGCAAGCCGGACAAGCCACGGGTGGCGCACCTGGCCGACCTGCGCACGCCGACGCTGATCGTCCAGGGCGAGCGCGATGCCCTGGGCAACCGTGAGACGGTGCAAGACTATGCGCTGTCCAGTGCCATCGAGCTGCAATGGCTGGCGGCTGCCGACCACGACCTCAAGCCCCTCAAGGCTTCGGGCCATACCCATGAGGGCCACCTGCGCGCCGCGGCGCAGCGCGTCGCGGCGTTTCTGCACGGCTGA
- the ccoN gene encoding cytochrome-c oxidase, cbb3-type subunit I — MNTTHSTAYHYQVVRQFAIMTVVWGIVGMGLGVFLAAQLVWPQLNFDLPWTSFGRLRPLHTNAVIFAFGGCALFASSYYSVQRTCQTPLFMPRLAAFTFWGWQLVIVLAAISLPLGYTSSKEYAELEWPIDILITIVWVAYAVVFFGTLATRKTKHIYVGNWFFGAFILTVAMLHVVNNLELPVSLTKSYSIYAGATDAMVQWWYGHNAVGFFLTAGFLGMMYYFVPKQAERPVYSYRLSIVHFWALITLYIWAGPHHLHYTALPDWAQSLGMIMSLVLLAPSWGGMINGMMTLSGAWHKLRSDPILRFLVLSLAFYGMSTFEGPMMAIKTVNALSHYTDWTIGHVHAGALGWVAMISIGAVYHMIPRLFGRPAMHSIGLINAHFWLATIGTVLYIASMWVNGIAQGLMWRAINDDGTLTYSFIETLVASHPGFIVRLVGGAVFFTGMLLMAWNTWRTVRAAEPAQVQSAAQMA, encoded by the coding sequence ATGAATACAACACACAGCACCGCCTATCACTATCAGGTGGTCCGCCAGTTCGCCATTATGACGGTGGTCTGGGGGATTGTCGGGATGGGGCTAGGGGTTTTTCTGGCCGCGCAACTGGTCTGGCCACAACTCAATTTCGACCTGCCCTGGACCAGCTTCGGCCGCCTGCGCCCGCTGCACACCAACGCAGTGATCTTCGCCTTCGGCGGCTGCGCGCTGTTCGCCAGCTCCTACTACTCGGTGCAGCGCACCTGCCAGACCCCGCTGTTCATGCCACGCCTGGCGGCCTTCACGTTCTGGGGCTGGCAACTGGTGATCGTGCTGGCGGCCATCAGCCTACCGCTGGGCTACACCTCATCGAAGGAATACGCCGAGCTGGAATGGCCCATCGATATCCTTATCACCATCGTCTGGGTGGCCTATGCGGTGGTGTTCTTCGGCACCCTGGCGACGCGCAAGACCAAGCACATCTATGTGGGCAACTGGTTCTTCGGTGCCTTCATCCTCACCGTGGCCATGCTCCATGTGGTCAACAACCTGGAACTGCCGGTCAGCCTGACCAAGTCGTACTCGATCTACGCCGGTGCCACCGACGCCATGGTGCAGTGGTGGTACGGGCATAACGCGGTGGGCTTTTTCCTCACCGCAGGCTTTCTGGGCATGATGTATTACTTCGTGCCCAAGCAGGCCGAACGCCCGGTGTACTCGTACCGGCTGTCGATCGTGCACTTCTGGGCGCTGATCACCCTGTACATCTGGGCCGGCCCCCACCACCTGCACTACACCGCCCTGCCCGACTGGGCGCAGTCGCTGGGCATGATCATGTCCCTGGTGCTGCTGGCGCCGAGCTGGGGCGGCATGATCAACGGCATGATGACCCTCTCCGGCGCCTGGCATAAGTTGCGCAGCGACCCGATCCTGCGCTTTCTGGTGCTGTCGCTGGCCTTCTACGGCATGTCGACCTTCGAAGGGCCGATGATGGCGATCAAGACGGTCAACGCCCTGTCGCACTACACCGACTGGACCATCGGCCATGTGCATGCCGGCGCTTTGGGCTGGGTGGCGATGATTTCCATCGGCGCGGTGTACCACATGATCCCGCGCCTGTTCGGCCGCCCGGCGATGCACAGCATCGGCCTGATAAATGCGCACTTCTGGCTGGCGACCATCGGCACCGTGCTCTACATCGCCTCGATGTGGGTCAACGGCATCGCCCAGGGCCTGATGTGGCGAGCGATCAACGACGACGGCACGCTCACCTATTCCTTCATCGAGACCCTGGTGGCCAGCCACCCAGGCTTCATCGTGCGCCTGGTCGGTGGTGCAGTGTTCTTCACCGGCATGCTGCTGATGGCCTGGAACACCTGGCGCACCGTGCGCGCCGCCGAACCTGCACAGGTCCAGTCCGCCGCGCAGATGGCTTGA
- the ccoO gene encoding cytochrome-c oxidase, cbb3-type subunit II, translating to MRHEVIEKNVTLLMLLMVLAVSVGGLTQIVPLFFQDTVNTPVEGMKPYTALQLEGRDIYIREGCVGCHSQMIRPFRAETERYGHYSVAGESVWDHPFLWGSKRTGPDLARVGGRYSDDWHRTHLYNPRNVVPESKMPAYPWLVETPLDSRDTVAKLKAMRTLGVPYSDADIDGAVASLKGKTEMDALVAYLQVLGTAIKSKR from the coding sequence ATGAGACATGAAGTGATCGAAAAGAATGTCACCCTGCTGATGCTCCTGATGGTGCTGGCGGTGAGCGTCGGCGGCCTGACGCAGATCGTGCCGCTGTTCTTCCAGGACACGGTGAATACCCCGGTCGAAGGCATGAAGCCCTACACCGCCCTGCAGCTCGAAGGCCGCGACATCTATATCCGCGAAGGCTGCGTAGGCTGTCACTCGCAGATGATCCGCCCGTTCCGCGCCGAGACCGAGCGCTACGGCCACTATTCGGTGGCCGGCGAAAGCGTCTGGGACCACCCCTTCCTGTGGGGCTCCAAGCGCACCGGCCCGGACCTGGCGCGGGTCGGCGGGCGCTACTCGGACGACTGGCACCGCACGCACCTGTACAACCCGCGCAACGTGGTGCCGGAGTCGAAGATGCCCGCCTACCCCTGGCTGGTGGAAACCCCGCTGGACAGCCGCGACACCGTCGCCAAGCTCAAGGCCATGCGCACCCTCGGCGTGCCCTACAGCGACGCCGACATCGACGGTGCGGTGGCGAGCCTCAAGGGCAAGACCGAAATGGACGCGCTGGTCGCCTATCTGCAGGTGCTGGGCACCGCCATCAAGAGCAAGAGGTAA
- a CDS encoding cbb3-type cytochrome oxidase subunit 3, with amino-acid sequence MDIADLRGLGTLIVAIAFIGLSLWVSSSRRNEDFAQARMAPFADEPLPANDPDQPAERSEQP; translated from the coding sequence ATGGACATCGCAGACCTGCGCGGGCTCGGCACCCTGATCGTCGCCATCGCCTTCATCGGCCTTTCGCTGTGGGTGTCCAGCAGCCGCCGCAACGAAGACTTCGCCCAGGCACGCATGGCGCCGTTCGCCGACGAACCCCTGCCAGCCAATGACCCCGACCAACCTGCCGAGCGGAGCGAGCAGCCATGA
- the ccoP gene encoding cytochrome-c oxidase, cbb3-type subunit III yields MSTFWSIYISVLTLGSLAGLAWLLFGTRRSQPGGSQDQTLGHSFDGIEEYDNPLPRWWFLLFVATLVFSLVYLVLYPGLGNWKGVLPGYQDGWTSDAEWQKEMQQADARFGPIFARYAAMPIEAVAQDPQALRMGGRLFASNCAVCHGADAKGAFGFPNLTDDHWRWGGSPETIKASIMGGRVAAMPAWGPVLGEEGVKNVAAYVRQSLAGLPLPEGTQADLAAGQQAFSSTCVACHGATGQGISLMGAPDLTQPGGFIYGTSLAQLQQTIRLGRQGHMPAQANLLGNDKVQLLAAYVYSLSRPTASPAVAAPVQAAAR; encoded by the coding sequence ATGAGCACCTTCTGGAGTATCTATATCAGCGTGCTGACCCTGGGCAGCCTGGCCGGGCTGGCCTGGCTGCTGTTCGGCACCCGTCGCAGCCAGCCGGGCGGCAGCCAGGACCAGACCCTGGGGCACAGTTTCGATGGCATCGAGGAGTACGACAATCCGCTGCCACGCTGGTGGTTCCTGCTGTTCGTCGCCACCCTGGTGTTCTCCCTGGTGTACCTGGTGCTCTACCCCGGCCTGGGTAACTGGAAAGGCGTGCTGCCCGGCTACCAGGACGGCTGGACCAGCGACGCCGAGTGGCAGAAGGAGATGCAGCAGGCCGACGCCCGCTTCGGGCCGATCTTCGCCCGCTACGCAGCCATGCCCATCGAAGCAGTGGCGCAGGACCCGCAGGCGCTGCGCATGGGGGGCCGGCTGTTCGCCTCCAACTGCGCCGTGTGCCATGGCGCGGATGCCAAGGGCGCCTTCGGCTTTCCCAACCTCACCGACGACCACTGGCGCTGGGGCGGCAGCCCGGAGACCATCAAGGCCAGCATCATGGGCGGACGTGTGGCGGCGATGCCAGCCTGGGGCCCGGTACTGGGTGAGGAAGGCGTGAAGAATGTCGCCGCCTACGTGCGCCAGTCGCTGGCCGGCCTGCCACTGCCGGAAGGCACCCAGGCGGATCTGGCCGCCGGACAGCAAGCGTTCAGCAGCACCTGCGTAGCCTGTCACGGTGCGACGGGCCAGGGCATTTCTCTGATGGGTGCCCCGGACCTCACACAACCGGGTGGTTTCATCTACGGCACCAGCCTGGCACAACTGCAACAGACCATTCGTCTGGGGCGCCAGGGTCATATGCCTGCTCAGGCCAATCTGCTGGGCAATGACAAGGTGCAGTTGCTGGCCGCGTATGTGTACAGCCTGTCACGGCCGACCGCCTCCCCCGCGGTCGCCGCGCCGGTACAGGCCGCCGCCCGGTAG
- the ccoN gene encoding cytochrome-c oxidase, cbb3-type subunit I, whose product MSTAISPAAYNYKVVRQFAVMTVVWGIVGMFVGVFIAAQLVWPELNFGLEWTTFGRLRPLHTNLVIFAFGGCALFGTSYYVVQRTCQVRLLSDRLAAFTFWGGQAVILGALVSLPLGYTTTKEYAELEWPIAILLAIVWVAYAWVFFGTLARRRTPHIYVANWFYGAFILVTLMLHVVNHLAVPVSLTKSYSIYAGATDAMIQWWYGHNAVGFFLTTGFLGIMYYFVPKQAERPVYSYRLSIVHFWALITLYIWAGPHHLHYTALPDWAQSLGMVMSIILLVPSWGGMINGMMTLSGAWHKLRSDPVLRFLVLSLAFYGMSTFEGPMMAIKTVNALSHYTDWTIGHVHAGALGWVAMITIGATYHMLPRLFGRPAMHSIGLIHAHFWLATIGTVLYIAAMWVNGITQGLMWRAVNADGTLTFSFVESVVASHPGYVVRMLGGALFASGMLLMAWNTWQTIRGGDPQAADDAARIPLAGARP is encoded by the coding sequence ATGAGTACCGCAATCTCTCCGGCTGCCTACAACTACAAAGTGGTGCGCCAGTTCGCCGTGATGACGGTGGTCTGGGGCATCGTGGGCATGTTCGTCGGCGTGTTCATCGCCGCGCAGCTGGTCTGGCCGGAACTGAACTTCGGTCTGGAATGGACCACCTTCGGGCGCCTGCGACCACTGCACACTAACCTGGTGATCTTCGCCTTCGGTGGCTGCGCGCTGTTCGGCACCTCCTATTACGTGGTGCAACGCACCTGCCAGGTGCGCCTGCTCAGCGACCGCCTGGCGGCCTTCACCTTCTGGGGCGGGCAGGCGGTGATCCTCGGCGCGCTGGTCAGCCTGCCACTGGGCTACACCACCACCAAGGAATATGCCGAACTGGAGTGGCCCATCGCGATCCTCCTGGCCATCGTCTGGGTGGCCTACGCCTGGGTGTTCTTTGGCACCCTGGCGCGGCGGCGCACGCCGCATATCTATGTCGCCAACTGGTTCTACGGCGCCTTCATCCTCGTCACCCTGATGCTGCACGTGGTCAACCACCTGGCTGTGCCGGTGAGCCTGACCAAGTCGTACTCGATCTACGCCGGGGCTACCGACGCGATGATCCAGTGGTGGTACGGCCACAACGCGGTGGGCTTTTTCCTCACCACCGGCTTTCTCGGCATCATGTATTACTTCGTGCCCAAGCAGGCCGAACGCCCGGTGTACTCGTACCGGCTGTCGATCGTGCACTTCTGGGCGCTGATTACCCTGTACATCTGGGCAGGCCCCCACCACCTGCACTACACCGCCCTGCCCGACTGGGCGCAGTCGCTGGGCATGGTGATGTCGATCATTCTGCTGGTGCCCAGCTGGGGCGGCATGATCAACGGCATGATGACCCTCTCCGGCGCCTGGCATAAGTTGCGCAGCGACCCGGTCCTGCGCTTTCTGGTGCTGTCGCTGGCCTTCTACGGCATGTCGACCTTCGAAGGGCCGATGATGGCGATCAAGACGGTCAACGCCCTGTCGCACTACACCGACTGGACCATCGGCCATGTGCATGCCGGCGCTTTGGGCTGGGTGGCGATGATTACCATCGGCGCCACCTACCACATGCTTCCGCGGCTGTTCGGGCGCCCGGCGATGCACAGTATCGGCCTGATCCACGCGCACTTCTGGCTGGCGACCATCGGCACCGTGCTGTACATCGCCGCCATGTGGGTCAACGGCATCACCCAGGGCCTGATGTGGCGGGCGGTGAATGCCGACGGCACCCTGACCTTTTCCTTCGTCGAATCGGTGGTGGCCAGCCACCCCGGCTACGTGGTGCGCATGCTCGGCGGCGCGCTGTTCGCCAGCGGCATGCTGCTGATGGCCTGGAACACCTGGCAGACCATCCGTGGCGGCGACCCGCAAGCCGCGGATGACGCGGCGCGCATTCCGCTGGCGGGAGCCCGCCCATGA
- the ccoO gene encoding cytochrome-c oxidase, cbb3-type subunit II produces MKHEKVEKHVGLLALLMVLAVSIGGLTQIVPLFFQDTVNTPVEGMQPYTALQLEGRDVYIANGCVGCHSQMIRPFRAETERYGHYSVAGESVWDHPFLWGSKRTGPDLARIGGRYSDAWHRIHLINPRDVVPESKMPAYPFLAHKTVDASQTPKKMQALRSLGVPYSDADIAGASEAVQGKTELDALVAYLQGLGVQIKSKR; encoded by the coding sequence ATGAAGCACGAAAAGGTCGAGAAGCACGTTGGCCTGCTGGCGTTGCTGATGGTCCTGGCCGTGAGTATCGGTGGCCTGACGCAGATCGTGCCGCTGTTCTTCCAGGACACGGTGAACACCCCGGTCGAAGGCATGCAGCCCTACACTGCCCTGCAGCTCGAAGGCCGCGACGTATACATCGCCAACGGCTGCGTGGGCTGCCACTCGCAGATGATCCGCCCGTTCCGCGCCGAGACCGAGCGCTACGGCCACTATTCGGTGGCCGGCGAAAGCGTCTGGGACCACCCCTTCCTGTGGGGTTCCAAGCGCACCGGCCCGGACCTGGCGCGCATCGGCGGGCGCTACTCGGACGCCTGGCATCGCATCCACCTGATCAACCCGCGTGACGTAGTGCCGGAATCGAAGATGCCCGCCTACCCCTTCCTCGCCCACAAGACCGTCGACGCCAGCCAGACGCCGAAGAAGATGCAGGCCCTGCGCAGCCTCGGCGTGCCCTACAGCGATGCAGACATCGCCGGCGCCAGCGAGGCGGTACAGGGCAAGACCGAACTGGACGCGCTGGTCGCCTACCTGCAGGGGCTGGGCGTGCAGATCAAGAGCAAGAGGTGA
- a CDS encoding cbb3-type cytochrome c oxidase subunit 3: MDIGTLRGLGTLLVLLAFVGLALWVFSPRRQKDFDEASRLPFADEPESLDVQRRKPDA, from the coding sequence ATGGACATCGGAACCCTGCGTGGCCTGGGCACCCTGCTGGTGTTGCTGGCCTTCGTCGGCCTGGCCCTGTGGGTGTTCAGCCCCAGGCGCCAGAAAGACTTCGATGAAGCCAGCCGCCTGCCGTTCGCCGACGAGCCAGAAAGCCTGGATGTACAGCGCCGGAAGCCCGACGCATGA
- the ccoP gene encoding cytochrome-c oxidase, cbb3-type subunit III, translating to MSSAWSLFVSLLTLGTLAGLLWLLLATRKGERQKPGEETLKHSFDGIEEYDNPLPRWWFWLFIATLVFAVLYLLLYPGLGNWRGLLPGYDWLDSERQVRFADGQRGWSGVHEWEKEMAQAEARYGPIFARFASMPLEQVAKEPQALQIGARLFAANCAVCHGSDAKGAYGFPNLTDAYWRWGGDPQSIKTSILNGRQAVMPAWGAVLGEQGVRDVAAYVLAGMGRELPADAQADPQAGEKLYATTCIACHGPQRQGNPLLGAPDLSQPGAYIYGTRFDQVQQSIHQGRQGQMPAQQASQGDDRVHILAAYIYSLSQPPAPTPAPPAQAVSSPTPP from the coding sequence ATGAGCAGCGCCTGGAGCCTGTTCGTCAGCCTGCTGACCCTCGGCACCCTGGCCGGGCTGCTCTGGCTGCTGCTGGCCACCCGCAAGGGCGAGCGCCAGAAGCCAGGCGAGGAAACCCTCAAGCACAGCTTCGACGGCATCGAGGAATACGACAATCCGCTGCCGCGCTGGTGGTTCTGGCTGTTCATCGCCACCCTGGTGTTCGCCGTGCTGTACCTGCTGCTCTATCCGGGGCTGGGCAACTGGCGCGGTCTGCTGCCCGGCTATGATTGGTTGGACAGCGAGCGCCAGGTGCGTTTCGCCGACGGCCAGCGCGGCTGGAGTGGCGTGCACGAGTGGGAAAAGGAAATGGCCCAGGCCGAAGCACGCTACGGGCCGATCTTTGCACGCTTCGCCAGCATGCCGCTGGAACAGGTGGCCAAAGAGCCGCAAGCCTTGCAGATCGGCGCCCGGCTGTTCGCCGCCAACTGTGCGGTGTGCCACGGCTCGGACGCCAAGGGCGCCTATGGCTTCCCAAACCTCACCGACGCGTACTGGCGTTGGGGCGGCGACCCGCAGTCGATCAAGACCAGCATCCTCAACGGCCGTCAGGCGGTGATGCCCGCCTGGGGCGCCGTACTCGGCGAACAGGGCGTCAGGGACGTGGCCGCCTATGTACTGGCCGGCATGGGCCGTGAGCTGCCCGCCGACGCCCAGGCCGACCCGCAGGCCGGGGAGAAACTCTACGCCACCACCTGCATCGCCTGCCACGGCCCGCAGCGCCAGGGCAACCCGCTGCTCGGCGCGCCCGACCTGAGCCAGCCGGGCGCATACATCTACGGCACGCGCTTCGACCAGGTGCAGCAGAGTATCCACCAGGGACGCCAGGGGCAGATGCCGGCCCAGCAGGCCAGCCAGGGTGACGACCGCGTGCACATTCTGGCAGCCTACATCTACAGCCTGTCGCAGCCGCCCGCCCCGACGCCGGCACCCCCTGCGCAAGCAGTCAGCAGCCCCACGCCGCCATGA
- the ccoG gene encoding cytochrome c oxidase accessory protein CcoG — translation MSHRIPLQDITPPPAPNSEGVDLYAAREKIHTRAFSGFFRNLRMAGGALLMLIYFGTVWLSWNGRQAVWWNLPERKFYIFGSTFWPQDFILLSGILIVAAFGLFFITVYAGRVWCGYTCPQSVWTWMFMWCEKLTEGDRNQRIKLDKAPASASKLLRKSAKHGLWLLIGFVTGLTFVGYFAPIRELCIELFTGQADGWAYFWVGFFTLATYGNAGWLREQVCVHMCPYSRFQSVMFDKDTLIVSYDPRRGEPRGPRRRQADFKSQGLGECIDCTLCVQVCPTGIDIRDGLQIACIGCAACIDACDTVMDKMGYPRGLVSYTTEHNLSGQQTRTLRPRLIGYALVLLSMLGLLASAFAMRPLTGLDVAKDRMLYRENAEGRIENVYSLKILNKDQHPHTYLLQAAGLPDLRLQGQREIRVAAGDSLSLAVQLSSAAEQMPSSSNEVTFTLQDIDDSDNRVVAKSRFIGPQVR, via the coding sequence ATGAGTCATCGGATACCGCTACAAGACATCACCCCGCCGCCCGCCCCGAACAGCGAAGGCGTCGACCTGTACGCCGCCCGGGAAAAGATCCACACCCGCGCCTTCAGCGGTTTCTTCCGCAACCTGCGGATGGCCGGTGGCGCACTGCTGATGCTGATCTACTTCGGCACCGTATGGCTGAGCTGGAACGGCCGCCAGGCGGTGTGGTGGAACCTGCCGGAACGCAAGTTCTACATCTTCGGCTCGACCTTCTGGCCACAGGATTTCATCCTGCTTTCGGGCATTCTCATCGTTGCCGCTTTCGGGCTGTTCTTCATCACGGTCTACGCCGGTCGAGTGTGGTGCGGCTACACCTGCCCGCAAAGCGTCTGGACCTGGATGTTCATGTGGTGCGAGAAGCTCACCGAAGGCGACCGCAACCAGCGCATCAAGCTCGACAAGGCGCCGGCCAGCGCCAGCAAGCTGCTGCGCAAGAGCGCCAAACACGGCCTGTGGCTGCTGATCGGCTTTGTCACCGGGCTGACCTTCGTCGGCTACTTCGCGCCGATTCGCGAACTGTGCATCGAGCTGTTCACCGGCCAGGCCGACGGCTGGGCGTATTTCTGGGTCGGCTTCTTCACCCTGGCCACCTACGGCAACGCCGGCTGGCTGCGCGAACAGGTATGCGTGCACATGTGTCCCTATTCGCGCTTCCAGAGTGTGATGTTCGACAAGGACACGCTGATCGTCTCCTACGACCCGCGTCGCGGCGAACCACGCGGCCCAAGGCGTCGTCAGGCAGACTTCAAGAGCCAGGGCCTGGGCGAGTGCATCGACTGCACGTTGTGCGTGCAGGTCTGCCCCACCGGCATCGACATCCGCGACGGCCTGCAGATCGCCTGCATCGGCTGCGCGGCCTGCATCGACGCCTGCGACACGGTGATGGACAAGATGGGCTACCCGCGCGGACTGGTTAGCTACACCACCGAACACAACCTTTCCGGCCAGCAAACCCGTACCTTGCGGCCACGACTGATCGGCTACGCGCTGGTGCTGCTGAGCATGCTCGGCCTGCTGGCCAGCGCTTTCGCCATGCGCCCGTTGACCGGCCTGGATGTCGCCAAGGACCGCATGCTTTATCGTGAGAACGCCGAAGGGCGGATCGAGAACGTCTACAGCCTGAAGATCCTCAACAAGGACCAGCACCCGCACACCTACCTGTTGCAGGCTGCAGGCTTGCCCGACCTGCGCCTGCAGGGTCAGCGCGAGATCCGCGTGGCGGCCGGCGACAGCCTGAGCCTGGCGGTGCAGCTGTCCAGCGCTGCCGAACAGATGCCATCGAGCAGCAATGAGGTGACCTTCACCTTGCAAGACATCGACGACAGCGATAACCGGGTTGTCGCGAAAAGCCGCTTCATCGGTCCGCAGGTCCGTTAG
- a CDS encoding FixH family protein — MLLNTSAVPWYRHRWPWFIIGLLGCSVTLSLTMVVIAVQHPVNLVSDNYYEAGKGINRSLDREQLALALKLRASLNLDELTGEAELRLAGDSLPDTLQLNLLSPTQPDKDRHILLRRSPGETGRYIGQLDDRVDGRRFVELLGQAQAGTWRLFEEEFVRPGRTLVLGDEPLQAAP, encoded by the coding sequence ATTCTCTTGAACACAAGCGCCGTCCCCTGGTACCGGCACCGCTGGCCGTGGTTCATCATCGGCCTGCTGGGCTGTTCGGTGACCCTCAGCCTGACCATGGTGGTGATCGCCGTGCAGCATCCGGTCAACTTGGTCAGCGACAACTATTACGAGGCCGGCAAGGGCATCAACCGCTCGCTGGACCGCGAACAGCTGGCCCTGGCCCTGAAGCTGCGCGCCAGCCTGAACCTCGACGAGCTGACCGGCGAAGCCGAACTGCGCCTGGCAGGTGACAGCCTGCCCGACACCCTGCAACTCAACCTGCTGTCGCCGACCCAGCCGGACAAGGATCGCCACATCCTGCTGCGGCGCAGCCCCGGCGAAACCGGACGCTACATCGGCCAGCTCGATGACCGGGTCGATGGCCGGCGCTTCGTCGAACTGCTGGGCCAGGCACAGGCCGGCACCTGGCGCCTGTTCGAAGAAGAATTCGTGCGTCCGGGCCGCACCCTGGTGCTGGGCGACGAGCCGCTGCAGGCCGCGCCTTGA